Proteins encoded within one genomic window of Solibaculum mannosilyticum:
- a CDS encoding helix-turn-helix transcriptional regulator encodes MSHSSLYLTNLYNDLITNTPQTITMDIPSEVGQGQISQTKIKHGVILSDWKMCYQSDMNVQGPVSGEYMQIIFCLNDGISWGIMNENRSITIQKNESCIYAGHDGTEYICYKKDSNFSFKSIKIPIPYFSQLLADYFDGQEITVYEKKLLNGIAKVSVTPIMEQILSETSKFSQYRGGLGYLYLDGKLLELLSIYLGEVLELDILMGKNISMSRTERTAIMEAKRIIDSQLAFAPSCEELSQQVHLSLTKLTRGFSSFYGMPIHQYVIEQRLTQAAQLLLDGDWNVGEVAAIVGYGKPSNFAAAFKKKYGVAPKHYRETRFNHTKQ; translated from the coding sequence ATGTCACATAGCAGTCTATATCTTACCAATCTTTATAACGATTTGATAACCAATACCCCTCAGACAATCACTATGGACATTCCTTCAGAAGTCGGGCAAGGCCAAATTTCTCAAACAAAAATCAAGCACGGCGTTATCCTCTCAGACTGGAAAATGTGCTATCAATCCGATATGAATGTGCAGGGTCCTGTTAGTGGAGAATATATGCAAATCATTTTCTGCCTGAATGATGGAATTTCATGGGGGATAATGAATGAGAATCGTTCTATTACTATACAGAAAAATGAGTCTTGTATCTATGCTGGACATGATGGCACAGAATATATCTGCTACAAAAAAGACAGTAACTTCTCATTCAAAAGCATTAAAATCCCAATTCCCTACTTTTCACAACTCCTTGCTGATTACTTTGACGGACAGGAAATTACAGTCTATGAAAAGAAGCTCCTGAATGGTATTGCCAAAGTCTCTGTCACACCAATTATGGAGCAAATACTGTCGGAAACAAGCAAATTTTCTCAATACCGCGGGGGGCTGGGCTATCTCTATTTGGACGGCAAACTGTTGGAGCTGCTGTCCATCTATCTGGGAGAAGTTTTGGAATTGGACATTCTGATGGGCAAAAATATTTCCATGTCCCGGACGGAGCGGACTGCCATCATGGAAGCAAAACGGATCATCGACAGCCAGCTCGCCTTTGCCCCCTCTTGTGAAGAACTGTCTCAACAGGTACATCTGAGTCTGACCAAGCTGACACGGGGATTTTCTTCCTTCTACGGTATGCCGATCCATCAATATGTTATTGAGCAGCGGTTGACACAGGCGGCGCAACTGCTGTTGGACGGAGACTGGAATGTGGGGGAGGTCGCTGCGATTGTAGGGTATGGAAAACCGAGCAACTTTGCGGCGGCCTTCAAGAAAAAATACGGTGTTGCACCCAAACATTACAGGGAGACACGCTTCAACCACACAAAGCAGTGA
- a CDS encoding SLOG family protein, with the protein MEEKQVKICSCAVIGQHPTRFKFKYNEYMTSCKRIKKRMHDVFVSLYQSGVRCFFVGGALGVDMWAGEILLDMQRQVEYRELDVVMVCPFPGHDVRWDPKSQARQRKLREGCAKVLMGSEHPGAEGYKKRTEYMMGQADYVVAVYDNDPKHYSGVETAIGIAEKRNLSIVLIHPDTGIINIVDHYRERHTD; encoded by the coding sequence TTGGAGGAAAAACAAGTGAAAATATGTTCGTGTGCGGTGATTGGTCAACACCCTACCCGCTTCAAATTCAAATACAATGAATATATGACCTCATGCAAGCGCATAAAAAAGCGGATGCATGATGTATTTGTGTCACTTTACCAGAGCGGTGTGCGCTGCTTTTTCGTTGGGGGAGCTCTGGGAGTAGACATGTGGGCAGGCGAAATCCTGTTGGATATGCAGCGCCAGGTAGAATATCGGGAATTGGATGTTGTGATGGTCTGCCCCTTCCCCGGCCATGATGTCCGATGGGACCCAAAGAGCCAGGCACGGCAGCGAAAACTCCGAGAGGGCTGTGCCAAGGTGCTGATGGGATCAGAACACCCAGGAGCCGAAGGGTATAAAAAACGCACGGAATATATGATGGGGCAGGCCGACTATGTTGTAGCTGTTTATGATAATGATCCGAAACATTACAGCGGAGTGGAGACAGCGATAGGGATCGCTGAAAAAAGAAACTTGTCAATAGTGTTGATTCATCCAGACACAGGAATTATAAACATAGTAGATCATTACAGAGAGAGGCATACGGATTAG
- a CDS encoding helix-turn-helix domain-containing protein: MSELLKEMGQRILERRKQLNMTQETLANLTHLTSQTISYAEMGQKAMRPETMLKICEALGISADYLLRGKILEADTSLLQQKISTLTPSQYRHLEQIIDHFIAAIQEKEEV, encoded by the coding sequence ATGAGTGAGCTTTTGAAAGAAATGGGCCAGCGGATTCTGGAGCGAAGAAAACAATTAAATATGACACAGGAGACTTTGGCAAATTTGACGCATCTCACATCGCAAACCATCTCGTATGCGGAAATGGGGCAAAAAGCGATGCGCCCGGAAACCATGCTGAAGATCTGTGAAGCACTTGGCATCAGCGCAGACTATTTACTGCGTGGTAAAATTCTTGAAGCAGACACTTCGTTGCTCCAGCAGAAGATTTCCACATTGACACCCAGCCAATACCGCCACTTGGAACAGATTATCGATCACTTTATTGCTGCCATACAGGAAAAGGAAGAGGTATGA
- a CDS encoding ParM/StbA family protein — MLIGVDHGNKQIKTVHGEPFVSGLQQSLTRPFGQSLQYCGTYYTLSNERIPFHKDKTEDDRFFVLTLIAIAEEITARGIGEKEQQHIQLAVGLPPAHFGSQAEKFTAYFQGRGLVEFMYGDKHYTISIEDVACYPQAYAAAATMLHALLDDPKAVVLDIGGFTADYLLLKNGKADLASCDSLENGVILLYNKIRSRGNAELDLLLDEGDVDAILMGRRTQYPAEAIQLVERLAQEFVNDLFSTLRERMLDLRYCKVVFVGGGAILLRRQIEDSGKVGTPLFVTNINANAAGFEYLYRLETVGR, encoded by the coding sequence ATGTTAATTGGTGTCGATCATGGCAACAAACAAATCAAAACCGTTCATGGCGAGCCCTTTGTGTCTGGACTGCAGCAGAGTCTGACCCGGCCGTTCGGCCAGAGCCTGCAATACTGTGGTACTTATTACACACTGTCCAATGAGCGTATTCCGTTCCACAAGGATAAGACGGAGGATGACCGATTTTTTGTCCTTACACTGATTGCTATTGCAGAAGAGATAACCGCCCGGGGAATTGGTGAAAAAGAACAGCAGCACATCCAGTTGGCTGTTGGTCTGCCCCCGGCACATTTTGGCTCTCAAGCAGAGAAATTCACCGCCTACTTTCAAGGCCGCGGGCTTGTTGAGTTTATGTATGGAGACAAACACTACACCATCAGCATTGAGGATGTGGCCTGCTATCCCCAGGCATACGCAGCTGCGGCCACAATGCTGCACGCCCTGTTGGATGACCCAAAGGCAGTCGTATTGGATATTGGAGGCTTTACAGCGGATTATCTGTTGTTGAAAAACGGAAAAGCCGACCTCGCTTCCTGCGATTCGCTGGAAAACGGCGTTATCCTGTTATACAATAAAATCAGGTCCAGAGGAAATGCAGAGTTGGATTTGCTGTTGGATGAGGGCGATGTGGATGCCATCCTCATGGGCAGACGGACACAGTATCCGGCCGAGGCTATACAGCTTGTGGAACGACTGGCGCAGGAGTTTGTCAACGACTTGTTCAGCACTCTACGAGAGCGGATGTTGGATTTGCGCTATTGCAAAGTGGTGTTTGTGGGCGGCGGCGCTATTCTGTTGCGCCGGCAGATCGAGGATTCCGGCAAGGTGGGAACGCCTCTGTTCGTCACGAACATCAACGCCAATGCAGCTGGATTTGAATACCTGTACCGGCTTGAAACAGTGGGCAGGTGA
- a CDS encoding pantoate--beta-alanine ligase → MAEAESKRQRRTPQERANELDEKITKINQSINELEEKKKTVVEEYDAKITAAKERIKSLEAKKQEILAPKAPRKPRKTKKQKIQEIVKLAMKNGMSVEEVASQLHVEVES, encoded by the coding sequence ATGGCAGAAGCCGAGAGCAAGCGTCAGCGCCGTACCCCGCAAGAGAGAGCGAATGAACTGGATGAAAAAATCACGAAGATAAATCAGTCCATCAATGAGCTGGAGGAGAAAAAGAAAACTGTTGTAGAAGAGTACGATGCGAAGATCACCGCAGCAAAGGAACGCATCAAATCTCTGGAGGCAAAAAAGCAGGAGATCCTTGCTCCCAAGGCTCCCCGAAAGCCCCGTAAGACGAAAAAGCAGAAAATTCAAGAGATTGTGAAGCTGGCAATGAAAAATGGTATGTCGGTAGAGGAAGTCGCCAGCCAGCTCCATGTGGAAGTTGAAAGCTAA
- the ligA gene encoding NAD-dependent DNA ligase LigA — translation MEQNTLRKQRELTDRLNRYRNEYYNYNNPSVSDEVYDRLFDELHKLEQETGIQMSNSPTVTVGYPVVGKLEKTAHKIPLLSLDKVKSSVDLCRFMGEHQVMIMLKLDGLTIKLTYENGELVEAATRGDGDEGEIVTHNARAISGIPAHIQYPGRLVVTGEAFIRPRDFERLNTSIVDENGETYKNGRNLAAGSVRLRDAGECMERCVTFMPFNVLEGFDDLPRKSERLKEIRPLGFTPCKYLVTKRPLTQAETEDGIKQLQQYAKDSDIPIDGIVVTYNDIAFSKRCGRTGHHYKDGLAFKFEDELFKTTLRSIEWTPGRTGEIAPVAIFAPVEIEGCEVTRASLHNLSFIEDLELMPGNRILVSKRNMIIPHVEENMDRGGFNLEAAFPHQCPCCGQPTRVHETKGRDENGKERIIKTLFCDNATCETRKLKKFVHFVSKKAMNIEGLSEATLEKLIGRGWIHSYLDLYRLDQHRDEIIRMEGFGVKSWQRLWDAVQQSRNTTFERYVIAMDIPMIGNTASGVLCREFHGSLEEFRDAVYTGYDFRQLPDFGETLHNNIHEWFCNEENFCIWEELQMMMNIQKPAAANNQAVGQDTPFAGKNIVVTGKVEPYTRDEMNSLIASLGAVAGSSVSRKTDYLVCGEKAGSKLSKAQELGIRVLTPNEFFNMAGVA, via the coding sequence ATGGAACAGAATACTTTGAGAAAGCAGCGGGAGCTGACCGACCGGCTCAACCGCTACCGCAACGAATACTATAACTACAACAATCCCAGCGTCAGCGATGAGGTCTATGACCGGCTCTTTGACGAACTTCACAAACTGGAACAGGAGACGGGCATCCAGATGTCGAACTCTCCCACTGTCACCGTGGGCTATCCCGTGGTAGGCAAGTTAGAGAAAACCGCCCATAAAATCCCGCTTCTTTCTCTGGATAAAGTAAAAAGCAGCGTGGATTTGTGCCGGTTTATGGGCGAGCATCAGGTGATGATCATGCTCAAGTTGGACGGCCTTACCATCAAACTGACCTATGAGAACGGCGAACTGGTGGAAGCGGCCACACGGGGCGATGGTGATGAGGGTGAGATCGTCACTCACAACGCCAGAGCAATCAGTGGGATTCCAGCCCATATTCAGTACCCGGGGCGTCTGGTAGTCACCGGTGAGGCGTTTATCCGTCCCCGTGATTTCGAGCGTCTGAACACTTCGATAGTGGATGAGAATGGTGAAACCTACAAGAATGGCCGTAATCTGGCGGCTGGCTCGGTGCGCCTGCGGGATGCCGGCGAGTGCATGGAACGGTGTGTGACCTTCATGCCCTTCAATGTTCTGGAGGGTTTTGATGACCTGCCCCGCAAGTCGGAACGCCTCAAAGAAATTCGGCCGCTGGGCTTTACTCCGTGCAAGTATCTGGTGACGAAGCGGCCATTGACGCAGGCGGAGACCGAGGACGGCATCAAGCAGCTGCAGCAGTATGCAAAAGACAGCGATATTCCCATCGATGGCATCGTTGTAACCTACAATGATATTGCCTTTTCCAAAAGATGCGGGCGCACAGGACATCACTATAAGGACGGTCTGGCGTTCAAATTTGAGGACGAGCTGTTTAAGACAACACTTCGTTCCATCGAGTGGACGCCGGGACGGACTGGTGAGATTGCGCCTGTAGCCATCTTTGCTCCAGTAGAAATCGAAGGATGCGAAGTGACACGGGCCAGCCTGCACAATCTGTCCTTCATTGAGGACCTGGAGCTGATGCCGGGCAACCGCATACTGGTCAGCAAGCGGAATATGATCATTCCGCATGTGGAGGAAAACATGGACAGGGGCGGTTTCAATCTGGAAGCGGCGTTCCCGCACCAGTGCCCCTGCTGCGGTCAGCCTACCCGCGTTCATGAAACCAAAGGGCGGGATGAAAACGGCAAGGAGCGGATCATCAAGACTCTGTTCTGCGACAATGCCACCTGCGAGACACGGAAACTCAAAAAGTTTGTCCATTTTGTCAGCAAGAAGGCGATGAACATTGAGGGGCTGTCCGAGGCGACGCTGGAAAAACTGATTGGCCGTGGATGGATTCACAGCTATCTGGATCTATACCGGCTGGATCAGCACCGGGATGAAATTATCCGCATGGAGGGCTTTGGCGTAAAGTCCTGGCAGCGCCTGTGGGATGCTGTCCAGCAGAGCCGCAACACCACCTTTGAACGGTATGTGATTGCCATGGACATTCCCATGATCGGCAACACAGCCAGCGGTGTTCTCTGCCGGGAGTTCCATGGCAGTCTTGAAGAATTTCGGGACGCGGTTTATACGGGCTATGACTTCCGCCAGCTCCCGGATTTTGGAGAGACGCTGCACAACAATATCCATGAATGGTTCTGCAATGAAGAAAATTTTTGTATTTGGGAGGAATTACAGATGATGATGAACATCCAGAAGCCGGCCGCGGCCAACAATCAGGCAGTCGGCCAGGACACTCCATTTGCCGGGAAGAACATTGTGGTGACAGGCAAAGTAGAGCCCTATACCCGCGATGAGATGAACAGCCTGATCGCCTCTCTGGGCGCTGTGGCCGGCAGTTCGGTGAGCCGCAAGACCGATTATCTGGTCTGCGGTGAGAAGGCCGGCAGCAAACTGTCCAAGGCACAGGAGTTGGGCATTCGGGTGCTGACGCCGAATGAGTTTTTCAATATGGCTGGTGTGGCTTAA